A section of the Oncorhynchus tshawytscha isolate Ot180627B linkage group LG09, Otsh_v2.0, whole genome shotgun sequence genome encodes:
- the mis12 gene encoding protein MIS12 homolog, whose protein sequence is MAEYITSEEEATSPSSLKLYEAQFFGFTPQTCMVRVYSAFQDCLNELLLVVEAVFVRKLSGTEPNGEQLHLRARECTQKLQIFLQERFKRLSGRMETVLVNNVLSVPPNVLLPDDQPHKKYPQRLEEVLKLESSLAELQQAYQVEVCARQALLAELEEQREVQEQLDGILRWIGELQAAWMQEGMGSFHNSFCVMMQSVKKLQAVFGEINKKSKRLDEDSSVGWTHMV, encoded by the exons ATGGCGGAGTACATAACCAGTGAGG AGGAGGCaacgtctccctcctccctcaagcTGTACGAGGCACAGTTCTTTGGTTTCACCCCTCAGACCTGCATGGTGAGAGTATACAGTGCCTTTCAGGACTGTCTGAATGAATTGCTACTTGTCGTAGAAGCAGTGTTCGTGAGAAAACTAAGCGGGACTGAACCAAATGGAGAGCAACTACATTTAAGGGCAAGAGAATGCACCCAAAAGTTGCAGATATTCCTTCAGGAACGCTTCAAGCGTCTGTCTGGTCGCATGGAAACCGTTTTGGTCAACAACGTCCTCTCAGTCCCGCCTAATGTGTTGCTGCCTGACGACCAGCCACACAAAAAGTACCCTCAACGTTTAGAGGAGGTTCTTAAGCTGGAGTCTTCCCTGGCGGAGCTGCAACAAGCGTACCAAGTGGAGGTGTGTGCCAGGCAGGCCTTGCTGGCTGAACTGGAGGAGCAAAGAGAGGTCCAAGAGCAGCTGGATGGGATCCTGAGATGGATTGGAGAACTACAGGCAGCATGGATGCAGGAGGGAATGGGCAGCTTTCACAACAGCTTCTGTGTGATGATGCAGTCGGTCAAGAAACTGCAGGCTGTCTTTGGAGAGATCAATAAGAAAAGCAAAAGATTGGATGAGGACTCGTCAGTGGGATGGACCCacatggtgtaa